A single genomic interval of Lucilia cuprina isolate Lc7/37 chromosome 2, ASM2204524v1, whole genome shotgun sequence harbors:
- the LOC124420800 gene encoding uncharacterized protein LOC124420800: MVSGQPRLDIKRLKAAKNLSVDKSEVTSRYFLTTSEDTEPGEIEVSAAKFQATFDAFVEFSPVSKSTDTPVKNPKPCDGQHNLTLPPCDVEMFEGDYLSWPAFRDLFTALYINSSRLTDIERLCHLLRKTSGDAKKIVSQCPLSDKGFQMAWQELKAAYENPRMLVNNQLKALFSLPVLEKESFTGLKDLQGGINSCLKALSEYEVPTENWDPILVLLCVQRIPDCTVTLWEQSIKNKFALSRWKDMNAFLTERIQTLECLRDIRETPQTKKSTTQKVKTHHAQPASNSHICVLCKHQSHFLRDCKRFKNLSVSERYSTIRKHHCCLNCISRTHEVKNCTSAHSCSVYKKRHNTLLHRNSSSSDEANASSNTVTSSGVATPPTHSRSVESSAPTSNNRK; this comes from the exons AAGCGATTAAAAGCCGCTAAGAATTTATCCGTTGATAAATCCGAAGTTACTTCTAGAT ATTTCTTGACAACTTCTGAGGACACTGAACCTGGTGAGATTGAGGTGTCTGCCGCGAAATTCCAAGCAACTTTTGATGCGTTTGTTGAATTCTCTCCCGTTAGTAAATCTACGGATACGCCAGTAAAGAATCCGAAACCTTGTGACGGTCAACATAATTTGACTTTACCACCCTGCGACGTAGAAATGTTTGAAGGCGATTACCTTTCATGGCCCGCCTTTCGGGATCTGTTTACAGCCTTATATATAAATAGCTCACGTCTTACTGACATTGAAAGGTTATGTCACTTGCTACGTAAGACTAGTGGCGACGCAAAGAAAATTGTGTCACAATGTCCGCTTTCAGATAAAGGGTTTCAAATGGCTTGGCAAGAATTAAAGGCAGCATATGAGAATCCGCGTATGTTGGTTAATAACCAATTAAAAGCGCTTTTTAGTCTTCCAGTCTTGGAAAAAGAGTCTTTCACAGGCCTCAAAGATTTACAAGGAGGCATTAATAGTTGTTTGAAAGCGTTGTCGGAGTATGAAGTGCCGACAGAAAATTGGGATCCCATTCTTGTCCTTTTATGCGTGCAGCGTATTCCTGATTGCACTGTGACCTTATGGGAACAGAGCATTAAGAATAAATTTGCTTTATCACGCTGGAAAGATATGAATGCTTTTCTTACCGAAAGGATCCAAACTTTAGAATGTCTTCGTGATATTCGAGAAACGCCTCAGACAAAGAAGTCTACGACACAAAAGGTAAAGACTCATCATGCTCAACCGGCATCCAATTCTCATATTTGTGTTCTATGTAAGCATCAAAGCCATTTTCTGCGTGATTGCAAGcgttttaaaaatctttcagTTTCGGAAAGATATTCTACGATTAGGAAACATCATTGTTGTCTTAATTGCATATCACGAACACATGAGGTTAAGAACTGTACAAGTGCTCATAGCTGTTCAGTATACAAGAAAAGACATAATACCTTGCTCCATAGAAATTCTTCATCATCGGATGAAGCGAATGCTAGTTCCAATACAGTCACGAGTTCTGGTGTGGCTACGCCACCCACTCACTCTAGGTCTGTGGAATCTTCAGCACCTACTTCCAACAACAGAAAGTAG